GGTGTCGATGAGCGCGCGGGCGAAGTTCTGGGCCTCGGGTTCACGGCCGGAGTGGCTCGACAGCGCACCGCAACATCCTTGGTTCGGCGGCACCACCACGTCGCATCCTTCGGCGGCAAGCACCCGCGCGGTAGCGGCGTTGACCCCGGAGAAGAACGCGTCCTGCACGCAGCCGGTGAGCATCGCGACGGTCGCCCGCTTGGTGCCCTTCGCCGGGATGCGTTCGGGCAGCCTTTCCGGCTTGGTCAGCTCGGGGGTGAGGCTTTGCAGCATTGCCAGCGACGGCGAAATGCGTTCGAGCAGAACGCTTTTCGCGATGGCGCGGTCGAGCCCGAGACGCTGGCCGGCCCGCAGCGGCCCGCGCAGGGCCTTGAGTCGCTTGGGGTAAGGGAACAGCTTGAAGACCGCTCCACGCAACGCGTTGTTCGAGCGAGAGCGGTGCGCCTTGCGCTCGACCTGCGCGCGGGTCTGTTCCAGTAGTCGGTCGTACTGCACCCCACTCGGGCACGCCGTCACGCACGCCATGCAGCCGAGGCAGGCGTCGATGTGACCCACCACGGTGTCGTCGAGCGGTGCGCCCTCGGTGACGTTCTTCATCAGGTGGATACGGCCGCGCGGGGAGTCCATTTCCTCGCCCCACAGCACATACGTCGGGCAGGTCGTCAAGCAGAAACCACAGTGCACGCAGTCGGACAGCAGGCTCGGGTCGGGTGGGTTGTGCTCGTCGAACCCAGTGATCAGCGACATCGGTTCGACACTGACGTCAACGCCTGGCGTGATAGCCGGTTCAGAGGCGGTGCGGGGGTCGGGCATCAGATTCCTCCCACGAATCGGCCTGGGGCCAAATGGTTTTCCGGATCGAACTGCTGTTTCACACGGCGCATGATGTCGATGGCCGGGATCGGACCCCACACATCGACCTGCCCGCGCATCTCCTTCGGCGCATCGAGCACGATCACGCTGCCGCCGAGGGCGACCTCACGAAAACGTGCTGCGGTGGCCTCGACATCATCCGGTTCGGCTGCGCCGGACGCAGATGCGTACAGCACTCCCGCACCGGCTGATCCCTGGATCGTCCAGCCGAGTTCGGCCGCTGCCGCAACGACACTCGGCACAGCGGACAGTTGCGCGGTGATCTTCAGTCCGATGCCCTCGCCCACGGCCCACGGGTAGGTGCCGGTCCACCCGGGTGCTGGCGCCTTCTCTCCGGCGACGGTCGCGCGGATCCGCCCGGAGCGGGCGGAAACGCCCCCCTCAGTGCCTTCGATCAGCACGGCGAGAACTACCGAATCCGCAGTCTCGCAACGGATCTCGACCGCGCTCGGTGCGTCTTGACTATGCAAAAGGTCGTTGAGTATGTGCGGCAATTCGGCGATCGGGTGTTGACCGACGACCCACTCGGACGCCTGCGGCACCGGGTGCAGCCGGAAGGTCGCCTCAGTGACGATCGCGAGCGTGCCGTACGAGCCGACCATCAACTTGCCGAGGTCGTAGCCAGCGACATTCTTGACCACTTTGCCGCCTGCGTGGGCGACGGTGCCGTCGGCCAGCACGACCGTCACCCCGATGAGCAGGTCGCGCACGGTGCCCGCGAGCACACGCAGCGGCCCGCTCGTATTGGTTGCGATGAGCCCACCGACAGTGGTGCCCGGCACCATTTCGTCGAGCGCGAGCCGCTGGCCCGCTCGAGCGACGGTGCTCTGGACGACGTTCAGCGGGCAACCGGCCTCCGCGCTGACGATGAGATCGCCGGGCTGGTGTTCGAGCACCCGGTTCATCGCCGACAGGTCGAGGACCAGGTCGTGGTGGCCGGCGGGGGAACCCCATGTCAGTTTCGTGCCGGCACCCCGCACC
This genomic stretch from Calidifontibacter indicus harbors:
- a CDS encoding (Fe-S)-binding protein: MSLITGFDEHNPPDPSLLSDCVHCGFCLTTCPTYVLWGEEMDSPRGRIHLMKNVTEGAPLDDTVVGHIDACLGCMACVTACPSGVQYDRLLEQTRAQVERKAHRSRSNNALRGAVFKLFPYPKRLKALRGPLRAGQRLGLDRAIAKSVLLERISPSLAMLQSLTPELTKPERLPERIPAKGTKRATVAMLTGCVQDAFFSGVNAATARVLAAEGCDVVVPPNQGCCGALSSHSGREPEAQNFARALIDTFEQHDVDYIVVNSAGCGSAMKEYEFLLADDTTHEADERVKRFRAKVRDVSELLADLGPVATYHPLPITVAYHDACHLGHAQGIRNQPRELLRAVPELTVKEIKDASICCGSAGIYNVLNPEPAKQLGDAKAANVIATGAQLLVTANPGCIMQIALGVERAGGRIGTAHIVTVLDHSQRGLPTDGLLK
- a CDS encoding FAD-binding oxidoreductase translates to MLADGTVAHAGGKVVKNVAGYDLGKLMVGSYGTLAIVTEATFRLHPVPQASEWVVGQHPIAELPHILNDLLHSQDAPSAVEIRCETADSVVLAVLIEGTEGGVSARSGRIRATVAGEKAPAPGWTGTYPWAVGEGIGLKITAQLSAVPSVVAAAAELGWTIQGSAGAGVLYASASGAAEPDDVEATAARFREVALGGSVIVLDAPKEMRGQVDVWGPIPAIDIMRRVKQQFDPENHLAPGRFVGGI